One part of the Rutidosis leptorrhynchoides isolate AG116_Rl617_1_P2 chromosome 1, CSIRO_AGI_Rlap_v1, whole genome shotgun sequence genome encodes these proteins:
- the LOC139849657 gene encoding chitinase CLP-like, whose amino-acid sequence MMLLIQVIAIVLATIFRTHQANNVIYIPFSSSLVLPISKHADAAKPLYSTRSYFNNSVFNQQNLLIDLDAPFIWHNCVPHQDVTWHNCSLLTNRSMNSDYKDYELNPFNIVNPVTELCSQDLVPTYNEQLLFNYSNQGRNVMIDLFSTYATTACASPSTFDAFPSNIFGVLSLSSSLFALQAQLHYPIEKILGLCLPSTLSVPGVMFLGDGPYYPSPKFNIDLKRLLSYTPLLKQPNSFGYFISINSIVIKNRSMNLPASTVAKISTLDPYTILRSDIYNGVVRRFFKVTKRIVTANPMAPFGLCFNTFANNANDVGITVPVIDLVLEGGKKWSIYKANSIKQVTDDVACLAFVDGGAKSEHAIVIGTYQFEDNFLLFNLENSTFGFSSLLLRKKGSCSTSNFTLINTFIS is encoded by the exons ATGATGTTACTTATACAAGTAATCGCTATCGTCCTAGCCACCATCTTTCGTACACACCAAGCCAATAATGTTATTTACATACCATTTTCTTCTTCGTTAGTTCTTCCAATCAGTAAACACGCAGACGCTGCTAAACCTCTCTATAGCACTAGATCGTATTTCAACAACTCTGTATTTAACCAACAAAATCTCCTTATAGATCTCGACGCTCCATTCATATGGCACAACTGCGTCCCACATCAAGACGTTACATGGCATAACTGCTCTCTACTAACCAATCGTTCGATGAATTCAGATTATAAAGATTACGAATTAAACCCATTTAATATAGTCAATCCTGTTACTGAACTATGCAGTCAAGACCTCGTTCCAACGTATAACGAGCAGTTGTTGTTTAACTATAGCAACCAAGGTAGAAATGTTATGATTGATTTATTTAGTACTTATGCCACCACTGCTTGTGCTTCTCCTTCAACGTTTGATGCGTTCCCATCGAACATTTTTGGTGTGTTATCCCTTTCATCCTCACTATTCGCTTTGCAAGCCCAATTACACTACCCGATAGAAAAAATACTAGGTTTATGTCTGCCTAGCACTTTGTCTGTTCCTGGGGTAATGTTTTTAGGAGACGGGCCTTACTACCCGTCTCCTAAATTCAATATCGATTTAAAGAGGCTACTTTCTTATACACCATTGCTTAAACAACCAAATTCTTTTGGTTACTTTATCAGTATCAATTCAATTGTTATTAAAAATAGATCTATGAATCTTCCCGCGAGTACCGTTGCAAAGATTAGTACACTTGACCCTTACACCATTCTTAGGAGTGACATTTATAATGGCGTGGTTCGAAGGTTTTTTAAGGTTACAAAACGAATCGTTACTGCAAATCCTATGGCCCCTTTCGGGCTTTGTTTCAATACGTTTGCTAATAATGCTAACGATGTTGGAATAACAGTACCAGTTATTGATTTAGTACTAGAAGGTGGGAAGAAATGGAGTATATATAAAGCTAACTCTATCAAGCAAGTGACGGATGACGTGGCATGTTTGGCATTTGTTGATGGTGGTGCGAAAAGTGAACACGCAATCGTAATAGGAACATATCAGTTTGAGGATAACTTCTTGTTGTTTAACTTAGAGAATTCGACTTTTGGGTTTAGTTCATTGTTGTTACGTAAGAAGGGTTCTTGTTCAACTTCTAACTTT acactaattaacacttttataagttaa